A single region of the Thermodesulfatator indicus DSM 15286 genome encodes:
- a CDS encoding SufB/SufD family protein, whose protein sequence is MSEKNGNPTERLNLEDFIPAKKIEAPKSLDELSQDEVARLKEVGIDIEAREKLGLFVQADCGVVSCNCVPKGVELLPITEALKKYDWLRENYLWKAVSPDKDEFTKITAEDLDNGYFIRVMPGEKVIYPLQTCLYIRTDKVAQRVHNIVIVEEGAEFHVITGCTTNPHVTSGLHIGVSEFYVKKNAKFSYTMIHEWGENVHVRPRTGIWVEEGGVMISTYVSLDKVGSVQSYPTCRLKGRGAIGQFSSIIAAPEKSHLDLGSRVILEAPETRAEIISRTVCYGGEVIARGHLIGKAQDIKAHLECQGLMLTDKGYILAIPELEAHVSNVDMSHEAAVGKIAREEIEYLMARGLDEEEATSLVVRGFLNVRIEGLPDELQAKIDKTIEEAKKGM, encoded by the coding sequence ATGTCTGAAAAGAATGGAAACCCAACTGAACGCCTAAATTTAGAAGATTTTATACCGGCTAAAAAAATAGAAGCGCCTAAATCTTTAGATGAACTTTCTCAAGATGAAGTGGCGCGCCTCAAAGAGGTAGGGATTGATATTGAAGCCAGAGAAAAACTGGGGCTTTTTGTCCAAGCTGATTGCGGAGTAGTTTCCTGTAACTGTGTGCCCAAAGGCGTAGAACTTTTACCTATTACCGAAGCCCTTAAAAAATATGACTGGCTTCGCGAAAATTATCTCTGGAAGGCCGTTTCGCCAGACAAAGATGAATTTACTAAAATTACCGCCGAAGACCTTGATAATGGCTACTTTATTCGGGTTATGCCTGGTGAAAAAGTCATCTACCCCCTACAGACCTGCCTATATATTCGTACCGACAAAGTAGCTCAGCGAGTACACAATATTGTTATCGTAGAAGAAGGAGCTGAATTTCATGTTATAACCGGCTGTACCACTAATCCTCACGTAACTTCAGGTCTCCATATCGGGGTCTCCGAGTTTTATGTAAAAAAGAATGCCAAATTCAGTTATACCATGATTCACGAGTGGGGAGAAAACGTCCACGTACGTCCTCGCACTGGTATCTGGGTGGAAGAAGGCGGAGTAATGATTTCTACTTATGTTTCTCTTGATAAAGTTGGTTCTGTGCAATCATATCCTACCTGCCGTTTAAAGGGGCGTGGAGCTATAGGGCAATTTAGTTCTATTATTGCCGCCCCTGAAAAGTCTCACCTTGACCTGGGCTCAAGGGTCATTTTAGAAGCCCCAGAGACCAGGGCCGAGATTATCTCCCGTACAGTTTGTTATGGTGGAGAAGTTATTGCCCGCGGCCATTTGATCGGCAAAGCCCAGGATATTAAGGCCCACCTTGAGTGCCAGGGGCTAATGTTGACAGATAAGGGCTACATCTTAGCCATTCCAGAGCTTGAGGCCCATGTGTCTAACGTGGACATGTCTCACGAGGCCGCTGTTGGGAAAATTGCTCGCGAAGAGATTGAGTATCTTATGGCCCGCGGCCTTGATGAAGAAGAAGCTACCAGCCTGGTAGTACGCGGATTCCTAAACGTAAGAATAGAGGGCCTTCCTGACGAACTTCAAGCTAAAATTGATAAGACTATCGAAGAAGCCAAAAAAGGTATGTAA
- the tatC gene encoding twin-arginine translocase subunit TatC: MAQRTKITFLTHFEELRRRILFFLSFLFFAWIVLFSQFHRLTALFLWPYERAFPDQKLGLVFTSLPEAIMAALKSTFFMALAISIPFFVFQAWRFLSPALFPHEKKFFSKTLFLGAIFCLASLAFTYFIVFPAFLKFVLGLGYTHFTPLLRIQSYLAFLGKGLLFAAILSQIPLFTALLVKVGVLPAYGGKRRVLYLLGVAYALGLFLSPGDIVAQIIIASCFYLLLESGYLLSKIF, from the coding sequence ATGGCTCAAAGGACTAAAATAACCTTCTTAACTCATTTTGAAGAATTAAGACGGCGTATATTGTTTTTTTTGAGTTTTCTTTTTTTCGCCTGGATTGTTCTTTTTAGCCAATTTCACCGTTTAACAGCTTTATTTCTCTGGCCTTATGAGAGGGCTTTCCCTGATCAAAAACTAGGCTTAGTTTTTACTTCTTTGCCAGAAGCCATTATGGCCGCATTAAAAAGCACCTTTTTCATGGCCTTAGCCATTTCTATTCCTTTTTTTGTCTTCCAGGCTTGGCGCTTCCTTTCCCCAGCTCTTTTCCCTCATGAGAAAAAATTTTTTTCAAAAACACTCTTTTTAGGAGCTATTTTTTGCTTGGCGTCTTTAGCCTTCACTTATTTCATCGTATTTCCGGCGTTTTTAAAATTTGTATTGGGTCTAGGTTATACTCATTTCACCCCTCTTTTAAGAATTCAAAGCTACCTGGCCTTCCTGGGTAAAGGTCTTCTTTTTGCCGCTATTCTTTCCCAAATACCTCTCTTTACTGCGCTCCTGGTAAAAGTGGGCGTTTTGCCTGCTTATGGTGGCAAAAGACGTGTCCTTTATCTCTTGGGAGTGGCCTATGCTTTGGGGCTTTTTCTTTCCCCGGGAGATATTGTAGCCCAGATTATAATTGCTAGCTGTTTTTATCTTTTGTTAGAAAGTGGATATTTATTATCCAAAATTTTTTAA
- the alr gene encoding alanine racemase: protein MNLSALRSNLKRLKSLVKPEVGFLPVIKSEAYGHGLLPVARTLASEGIYGFGLSDLDEALRLREAGLALPIILLSGFEAPWLPEIARLKIIPAVVDLHQLNLLASFSRKTNKTFSLHLKLDTGMGRLGLSPEELEKAIEILQENPQLRLEGLMSHLACAEEPEKEITRAQKKTFAECIKKLKILGIKPRFFHLANSAALILDKSTHYNLVRPGLALYGAYPCEPQATPIKLQPVMTAKAQVLSVKKLKAGQGTGYGPIFTAPQEMRVAFVPVGYADGYLRSLSNRGFAWIKEKRVPLVGAVSMRVIAFDVTGLNVSPGDEMILLGGPQKEVPAEELASRAGTIPYELFCLLGRGSFRIYLD, encoded by the coding sequence ATTAATCTCTCAGCCCTTAGGTCTAATTTGAAAAGGCTTAAAAGCCTTGTCAAACCTGAGGTGGGTTTTCTTCCGGTGATTAAGAGTGAAGCCTACGGCCACGGGCTTTTACCAGTAGCCAGAACCCTGGCTTCAGAAGGTATTTACGGCTTTGGCCTCTCCGACTTAGATGAGGCCTTACGCTTACGAGAAGCAGGCCTAGCCCTGCCCATAATTTTACTAAGTGGTTTTGAGGCTCCTTGGCTTCCAGAAATAGCCAGGCTAAAAATTATTCCCGCGGTAGTTGACTTGCACCAATTAAACCTTCTGGCCTCTTTCTCGCGCAAAACAAATAAGACCTTTTCTCTTCATCTAAAACTCGATACGGGCATGGGGCGGCTGGGTTTGTCACCAGAAGAATTAGAAAAGGCCATTGAGATACTTCAAGAAAATCCCCAGCTGCGTTTAGAAGGGCTTATGTCTCATCTGGCGTGCGCTGAAGAACCAGAAAAAGAAATCACCCGGGCCCAAAAAAAGACCTTTGCCGAGTGCATAAAAAAACTTAAAATTTTGGGGATTAAGCCGCGATTCTTTCATTTAGCTAACTCAGCGGCTCTAATACTCGATAAATCTACTCACTATAACCTGGTTAGGCCGGGGCTTGCTCTTTACGGAGCCTATCCGTGTGAACCGCAAGCCACACCGATAAAATTACAACCAGTAATGACGGCCAAAGCCCAGGTTTTGAGTGTGAAAAAATTAAAAGCTGGTCAGGGCACAGGCTATGGCCCCATTTTCACCGCTCCTCAGGAAATGAGAGTAGCTTTCGTACCGGTAGGCTACGCCGACGGGTATTTGCGCAGTTTAAGCAACCGCGGTTTTGCCTGGATAAAAGAAAAAAGGGTTCCGCTTGTGGGAGCCGTTTCCATGCGGGTTATAGCGTTTGATGTAACAGGACTTAACGTTTCTCCGGGAGATGAGATGATATTACTCGGTGGTCCCCAAAAAGAAGTACCTGCTGAAGAATTGGCTTCTCGCGCAGGAACTATTCCTTATGAGTTGTTTTGTCTCTTAGGAAGGGGTAGTTTTAGAATCTATCTCGATTGA
- the acs gene encoding acetate--CoA ligase has product MADPTKIESVLKEERIVYPPQEGRDEAYISSKFDYEEIYRYSLNDPDGFWSERAKELITWFKLWDRTCYWDFHKPEIRWFEGGKLNACYNCVDRHLTDETRNKAAIIWQGEPDEEVKVYTYEMLHREVCRFANVLKKLGIKKGDRVSIYLPMIPELPIVMLACARIGAIHSVVFGGFSAESLKTRIQDCEAKLLITADGYWRSGRKIQAKKNADEALKDCPTVEKCIVVKRLGLDINWVEGRDIWYHEAINAEDISDWCECEEMDAEDVLFILYTSGSTGKPKGVFHTTGGYLVYVAHTLQWVFDLKPEDIFWCTADIGWITGHSYIVYGPLSLAATQIMYEGVPTYPHPGRFWELCQKFKVNLFYTAPTVIRALMRAGDEWPHKYDLSSLRVLGSVGEPINPEAWWWYYEHVGQRRCPIVDTWWQTETGGFLISPLPYAIPQKPGSATLPLPGVEPVILKDDGTPADVNEGGHLCMKRAWPGMLRGVWGDPQRFKDVYFSRFPGYYYTGDGARRDEDGYFWIMGRLDDVINVSGHRLGTMELESALVAHPAVAEAAVIGYPHEIKGEAIYAFVILKEGYEPSEELRQELKQHMRKVIGPIATPDYIQFVSGLPKTRSGKIMRRILRKIVAGQYEDLGDTSTLADPSVIDELIKGREELMGKK; this is encoded by the coding sequence ATGGCGGATCCGACCAAGATTGAAAGCGTTTTAAAAGAAGAACGCATTGTTTATCCTCCGCAGGAGGGGCGGGATGAGGCTTACATTAGCAGCAAGTTTGATTATGAAGAAATTTATCGTTACTCCTTAAATGATCCTGATGGTTTCTGGAGTGAGCGGGCCAAAGAATTAATTACCTGGTTTAAGCTCTGGGATCGCACCTGTTACTGGGATTTTCATAAGCCAGAAATTCGCTGGTTTGAGGGCGGAAAATTAAATGCTTGCTACAATTGTGTTGACCGCCACTTAACAGATGAAACCCGCAACAAGGCCGCTATCATCTGGCAGGGAGAACCTGACGAAGAAGTCAAAGTTTACACCTACGAGATGCTCCACCGTGAAGTCTGTCGTTTTGCCAATGTCCTTAAAAAGCTTGGTATAAAAAAGGGCGATCGTGTTTCTATTTATCTTCCCATGATCCCTGAACTTCCGATTGTTATGCTGGCTTGCGCCCGCATTGGCGCCATTCACTCGGTTGTCTTTGGTGGTTTTTCAGCCGAGAGCTTAAAGACCCGTATTCAGGATTGTGAAGCCAAACTTCTCATTACAGCCGACGGGTACTGGCGTTCTGGCCGCAAGATTCAGGCCAAAAAGAATGCTGATGAGGCCTTAAAAGATTGCCCCACTGTTGAAAAATGTATTGTAGTAAAAAGGCTTGGCCTTGACATTAACTGGGTAGAAGGCCGCGATATCTGGTATCACGAAGCCATCAATGCCGAAGATATTTCTGACTGGTGTGAATGTGAAGAAATGGACGCTGAAGACGTACTTTTTATTCTTTACACTTCAGGCTCTACCGGGAAGCCCAAGGGCGTTTTTCATACTACGGGAGGCTATCTGGTCTATGTGGCTCATACCCTTCAGTGGGTATTTGACTTGAAGCCTGAAGATATATTCTGGTGCACCGCTGACATTGGCTGGATTACCGGTCATTCCTATATCGTTTACGGGCCTTTGAGTCTTGCGGCCACCCAGATTATGTATGAAGGTGTGCCCACTTATCCGCACCCGGGGCGTTTCTGGGAGCTCTGCCAAAAGTTCAAGGTAAATCTTTTTTACACGGCGCCAACAGTTATTCGGGCTTTGATGAGGGCTGGTGATGAATGGCCTCATAAGTATGATCTTTCCAGCTTGAGGGTCCTCGGTTCGGTGGGTGAGCCTATTAACCCGGAGGCCTGGTGGTGGTATTACGAGCACGTAGGCCAGAGGCGTTGCCCCATTGTAGATACCTGGTGGCAAACAGAGACCGGCGGTTTCCTTATTTCTCCCTTGCCCTATGCTATTCCGCAAAAACCCGGCTCAGCCACTTTACCTTTACCCGGAGTTGAACCTGTAATTCTCAAAGACGACGGTACTCCGGCTGATGTAAACGAAGGTGGCCATCTTTGCATGAAAAGAGCCTGGCCGGGAATGCTCCGTGGTGTGTGGGGTGACCCGCAGCGTTTTAAAGACGTTTATTTCAGCCGCTTCCCTGGCTATTATTATACCGGTGACGGTGCTCGCCGTGATGAAGACGGCTATTTCTGGATTATGGGGCGCCTTGATGACGTTATCAATGTCTCCGGTCACCGTCTAGGTACCATGGAACTTGAGTCTGCTCTCGTGGCCCATCCGGCAGTGGCCGAAGCTGCGGTTATCGGTTATCCTCACGAAATTAAAGGCGAAGCCATCTACGCTTTCGTAATCCTCAAGGAAGGCTACGAGCCCTCTGAAGAACTCCGTCAGGAACTCAAGCAACATATGCGTAAAGTTATCGGGCCGATTGCTACTCCTGATTACATTCAGTTCGTCTCAGGTCTTCCCAAGACCCGCAGTGGAAAGATTATGCGTCGTATTTTACGTAAAATTGTGGCTGGTCAATACGAAGACCTTGGTGATACTTCAACGCTGGCTGATCCTTCAGTCATTGATGAACTTATTAAGGGAAGAGAAGAATTAATGGGCAAAAAGTAA
- the tatB gene encoding Sec-independent protein translocase protein TatB, whose product MFGIGFPELIVIFVVALIVLGPERLPEAARSVAKVFLEFRKAADELKKELGADELEESKAEIEKVKRELLEKVYTPLEPDPFNSLTKQKTKEQEAPSTSKILEKDKVENGSKD is encoded by the coding sequence ATGTTTGGTATAGGTTTTCCTGAACTAATAGTTATTTTTGTGGTAGCCCTAATTGTTTTGGGACCTGAGCGCTTGCCAGAGGCTGCACGCTCGGTAGCCAAGGTCTTTCTTGAATTTCGTAAAGCTGCTGATGAATTAAAAAAAGAACTCGGGGCCGATGAACTAGAAGAAAGTAAGGCCGAAATAGAAAAAGTGAAACGAGAATTACTAGAAAAAGTCTATACACCTCTTGAACCAGACCCTTTCAATTCCTTAACCAAGCAGAAAACGAAAGAACAAGAAGCTCCTTCAACTTCAAAAATCTTGGAAAAAGACAAAGTAGAAAATGGCTCAAAGGACTAA
- a CDS encoding 4Fe-4S dicluster domain-containing protein, giving the protein MDLKKFGKWLASLKNEGVDTIPLAERRSFLKMGLKVTGVFAGGTILSLVSKLNNAKAIPPAYVGTFPYKPHYAMVLITDRCVDCELCMEACVRTNHVPPYGWRTRIFERKLKGPEGYVRQFMPVLCNQCNIPPCVRVCPTKATVKDPKTGIVKMIPKKCIGCKTCMTACPYNMRYFNEERRAVDKCDFCWESRLSKGDKITACAEACPAGVRIFGDLTDPKSKVYQIVYDPARVIWVLRPETGAKPNVFYTIEGLG; this is encoded by the coding sequence ATGGATCTCAAAAAATTTGGAAAGTGGTTAGCTTCTTTAAAAAACGAAGGAGTTGATACGATTCCTTTGGCAGAACGGCGGTCCTTTCTAAAAATGGGCCTTAAGGTCACAGGAGTTTTTGCCGGAGGCACTATCCTTTCTTTAGTATCTAAACTTAATAATGCTAAGGCTATTCCTCCAGCTTATGTGGGAACTTTCCCTTACAAACCACATTACGCCATGGTGCTCATAACCGACCGTTGTGTTGATTGCGAACTCTGTATGGAAGCCTGTGTGCGCACCAATCATGTTCCCCCCTATGGGTGGCGCACCCGTATTTTTGAAAGAAAATTAAAGGGCCCAGAGGGCTATGTGCGCCAATTCATGCCCGTTCTTTGTAACCAGTGTAATATTCCCCCTTGCGTGAGAGTTTGCCCCACTAAAGCTACTGTAAAAGATCCTAAAACCGGAATAGTAAAAATGATTCCCAAAAAATGTATTGGTTGTAAAACCTGCATGACGGCATGTCCTTACAATATGCGCTATTTTAACGAAGAGAGACGAGCAGTTGATAAATGTGATTTTTGCTGGGAATCAAGGCTTTCTAAGGGAGACAAAATTACCGCCTGTGCTGAGGCCTGCCCTGCAGGGGTGCGTATATTTGGAGACCTTACTGACCCCAAAAGTAAAGTTTATCAAATAGTCTATGATCCTGCCCGTGTAATTTGGGTTTTGCGGCCGGAAACAGGAGCCAAGCCCAACGTGTTTTACACCATTGAGGGCTTAGGATAA
- a CDS encoding cytochrome c3 family protein, which translates to MKKVWVGILGLIVGLAFYGYAISGDNGPEVITFEGGKKGTVTFHHLKHQKDYGIKCGECHHGKDHSPYKEGMKIQKCSECHNKDMANKKLNSVKKAMHKNCKGCHKQVKDKHPNAPTKCKECHIKK; encoded by the coding sequence ATGAAAAAGGTATGGGTAGGAATTTTGGGTTTAATAGTAGGATTAGCTTTTTACGGTTACGCTATTTCTGGTGATAATGGTCCAGAGGTTATCACTTTTGAAGGCGGGAAAAAGGGAACAGTAACTTTTCATCATTTAAAACATCAAAAAGATTACGGAATCAAATGTGGTGAATGCCACCATGGAAAAGATCATAGCCCTTACAAAGAAGGTATGAAAATCCAAAAGTGCAGCGAATGTCACAATAAAGACATGGCCAATAAAAAACTAAATAGCGTTAAAAAAGCTATGCACAAAAATTGTAAAGGCTGTCATAAACAGGTTAAGGACAAACATCCCAACGCTCCCACCAAATGTAAAGAATGCCACATAAAGAAATAG
- a CDS encoding sigma 54-interacting transcriptional regulator: protein MEQSFNSEILANLLDIIQEGIIITDKEYRIVYINTTAEKLLKIKKEEALGAYCYDVLKKIIDKTICNCLKEKIQTGREIIQVPIYLQNIEETFVYISIFLPSSKEFCIISLNHGFPFTLSDTILNNFNEALLVVNRNYQIIYFNKKAEILTGFSVEEALGKSCHEILKSTICQNNCIIKESFEKKNVIKKSGIFLTKKDMSSFPAEIIASPLFIGEKLLGGLEIFKDITFEVQIQTILESIGDGVFSVDKHFKITSYNQALEKITGYTAKEALGKPCYEIFKSSLCESGCPVARVIKENKKLSNKQAYFIHKTGRKVPVSITVSPVKDSQGRLIGAVETVRDLSEISILRKELTKTYKLCDIISKSPLIDRIFKVLPDIAESESTVLITGESGTGKDIFARAIHELSPRKNGPFVAVNCAAIPDTLLESELFGYKAGAFTDAKKDKPGRFALADGGTLFLDEIGEIPLSLQAKLLRAIETKEYEPLGASKPEKADVRIIAATNQDLEILVKEGRFRQDLFYRINVVRLHLPPLRERREDIPLLIEHFIKKFRASKGKEIVGISEDALKILMSYDFPGNVRELENIIEYCFIVCKEGLIYPEHLPDYIEKKKEIIWPSEHQTLVSTPKTLEEIEKEAILQALRRNKWRKMATCRELGISKDTLRRKLKKYGLQDNGRKISP from the coding sequence ATGGAACAATCTTTCAATTCAGAAATACTAGCTAACCTTTTGGATATTATCCAAGAAGGTATCATTATAACTGACAAAGAATATCGTATTGTTTATATAAATACCACTGCTGAAAAGTTATTAAAAATTAAAAAAGAAGAAGCTTTGGGAGCATATTGTTATGATGTGCTAAAAAAAATAATTGATAAAACTATTTGCAACTGCTTAAAAGAAAAAATACAAACAGGAAGAGAAATAATACAAGTACCTATTTATTTACAGAATATCGAAGAAACTTTTGTCTATATCAGTATATTCTTACCTTCTTCTAAAGAATTCTGCATAATTTCATTGAACCATGGTTTTCCATTCACATTATCTGATACAATATTAAACAATTTTAACGAAGCTCTTTTAGTAGTAAATCGAAATTATCAGATAATTTATTTTAACAAAAAAGCTGAAATACTAACCGGATTTAGTGTAGAAGAAGCTTTAGGAAAGAGTTGTCATGAAATATTAAAATCGACTATTTGCCAAAATAATTGCATAATTAAAGAAAGTTTTGAAAAGAAAAATGTCATCAAAAAATCTGGTATATTTTTAACTAAAAAAGACATGTCTTCATTTCCTGCCGAAATTATAGCAAGCCCACTATTTATAGGAGAAAAATTGCTGGGTGGTTTAGAAATATTTAAAGATATAACTTTTGAAGTCCAAATACAAACAATCTTAGAAAGTATAGGAGATGGAGTCTTTTCAGTAGATAAACATTTCAAAATCACATCATACAATCAGGCGCTTGAAAAAATTACAGGCTACACAGCTAAAGAAGCTTTGGGAAAACCTTGCTATGAAATTTTCAAAAGTAGTTTATGCGAAAGCGGATGTCCTGTAGCAAGGGTGATAAAAGAAAACAAGAAACTATCCAATAAGCAAGCTTACTTTATTCATAAAACCGGAAGAAAAGTTCCCGTTTCTATTACGGTATCTCCCGTTAAAGATTCTCAGGGAAGACTAATAGGAGCTGTGGAAACGGTAAGAGACCTTAGCGAAATATCTATTCTACGCAAAGAGCTTACTAAGACCTACAAACTTTGCGATATAATTTCAAAAAGCCCTTTAATAGATAGAATTTTCAAGGTATTACCCGATATAGCTGAAAGTGAAAGCACCGTTCTTATTACGGGAGAATCAGGCACGGGAAAAGATATTTTTGCCAGGGCTATTCATGAGTTATCTCCCCGGAAAAATGGTCCCTTTGTGGCGGTTAACTGTGCCGCTATTCCTGATACTCTTCTTGAAAGTGAATTGTTCGGCTATAAAGCTGGAGCTTTTACCGATGCCAAGAAAGACAAGCCTGGCCGTTTTGCACTAGCCGATGGCGGTACACTTTTTTTGGACGAAATAGGAGAAATCCCTCTCTCCTTACAGGCCAAACTGTTGAGAGCTATTGAAACCAAGGAATATGAACCTCTCGGGGCTTCCAAGCCGGAAAAGGCAGACGTGCGCATAATAGCCGCTACTAATCAAGATCTCGAAATACTAGTAAAAGAAGGTCGCTTTAGACAGGATCTTTTTTACCGGATAAATGTAGTTAGACTTCATCTTCCACCCCTCAGGGAAAGACGTGAGGATATTCCCCTTTTAATTGAACATTTCATCAAAAAATTTAGGGCCAGTAAAGGCAAAGAAATAGTAGGTATTTCTGAAGACGCTTTGAAAATTCTGATGAGCTATGATTTTCCCGGAAATGTTAGAGAACTGGAAAACATTATTGAGTATTGTTTCATTGTTTGCAAAGAAGGCCTCATCTATCCAGAACATTTGCCAGATTATATTGAAAAGAAAAAAGAAATTATATGGCCGAGCGAACATCAAACATTAGTGTCCACCCCCAAAACCCTGGAAGAAATAGAAAAAGAAGCCATTCTTCAAGCCTTAAGACGTAACAAGTGGCGCAAGATGGCCACTTGCCGCGAATTAGGCATTTCTAAAGACACCCTCCGCCGAAAGCTTAAAAAATATGGCCTCCAAGACAATGGGCGCAAAATAAGCCCATAA
- the rimM gene encoding ribosome maturation factor RimM (Essential for efficient processing of 16S rRNA), which produces MDQSRKIPIGKVARAHGIKGEVKVLPYPLLNFEVITRIPRFYRRLGREDYEILEVEKFRPAPGEGYLFKFKGIDDRDAAEKLHDIELFVNLEDLPPKEENEFYVFELIGLKVILPDGKELGEVVGLMPVGPYELLEVRVEPRKTIYLPMVEDIISEIDLKKGVIYATPPPDLLESQL; this is translated from the coding sequence GTGGATCAGTCCCGAAAAATCCCTATCGGGAAAGTTGCTAGGGCGCACGGAATAAAAGGGGAGGTAAAAGTCCTCCCCTATCCTCTTTTAAATTTTGAAGTTATTACCCGAATTCCGCGTTTTTATCGTCGTCTGGGTCGCGAAGATTATGAAATATTAGAAGTAGAAAAATTTCGTCCAGCCCCTGGTGAAGGTTATTTATTTAAATTTAAAGGCATTGACGACCGGGACGCAGCTGAAAAACTCCACGATATAGAACTATTTGTAAACCTTGAAGACCTCCCACCAAAGGAAGAAAATGAATTTTATGTCTTTGAGCTAATCGGCCTAAAAGTAATCCTGCCAGATGGTAAAGAATTAGGAGAAGTGGTAGGGCTTATGCCTGTTGGCCCTTATGAACTCCTTGAAGTTAGGGTAGAGCCACGCAAAACTATTTACCTTCCGATGGTTGAAGACATAATTTCTGAAATTGACCTGAAAAAAGGGGTAATTTACGCCACTCCACCACCAGATTTATTAGAAAGCCAACTTTAA
- a CDS encoding ABC transporter ATP-binding protein — MAQKPMLEIDDLWVEVEGREVLKGVSLTIPVGETHILFGRNGSGKTSLLMTIMGFPQYQVRHGKIIFKGEDVTDLPPYERARRGIGIMFQRPPSIKGVKLRELLELCAKENGYRIQELAQEFGFEKFLDREVNLGFSGGELKKSELLQLLVQNPDLALIDEPESGVDVENIEVIGRMIRRLLEKETHRPRKKSGLIITHTGFILQYVPADRGYVMLDGKIYCQGNPQEIFEGIQKHGYEECLKCLKRMETQLNA, encoded by the coding sequence ATGGCACAAAAACCAATGCTTGAAATTGATGACCTTTGGGTAGAGGTAGAAGGGAGAGAAGTTCTTAAAGGGGTCAGTTTGACCATCCCGGTAGGTGAAACCCATATTCTTTTCGGCCGCAACGGATCCGGGAAGACCTCCCTGCTCATGACTATTATGGGTTTTCCTCAGTACCAGGTACGTCATGGGAAGATAATTTTTAAAGGCGAGGACGTAACTGACCTTCCTCCTTACGAGAGAGCCAGGCGAGGTATAGGTATTATGTTTCAGCGTCCACCCAGTATTAAAGGAGTCAAGTTGCGTGAACTCCTTGAACTTTGTGCCAAAGAAAACGGCTACCGCATCCAGGAGCTGGCCCAGGAGTTCGGTTTTGAAAAATTTTTAGACCGTGAGGTAAATCTGGGTTTTTCGGGGGGAGAATTGAAAAAAAGCGAACTTTTACAGCTCCTGGTCCAAAATCCAGATTTGGCCTTAATTGATGAGCCTGAATCTGGCGTTGATGTGGAAAATATAGAGGTTATTGGTCGCATGATCCGGCGCTTGCTGGAAAAGGAAACCCACCGGCCGAGGAAAAAAAGCGGCCTGATCATTACCCACACGGGTTTTATCCTCCAATACGTCCCGGCTGATCGGGGCTACGTTATGCTAGACGGCAAGATTTATTGCCAGGGTAATCCTCAGGAAATTTTTGAGGGAATACAAAAACATGGTTATGAGGAGTGTCTAAAATGTCTGAAAAGAATGGAAACCCAACTGAACGCCTAA
- a CDS encoding cytochrome c3 family protein, whose translation MKRCFLLSIPLILLCCFFISKPLWGQEDEDEYPQEPIIFTKPVKAVIFDHKFHVEEAGLSCEDCHDDVFEMATGTAEENEDFNMEALYNGKYCGACHDGESAFASDKKCTTCHIGVLGWQRLQRQEKKVSH comes from the coding sequence ATGAAACGCTGTTTTTTATTGTCCATTCCTCTAATACTTTTATGTTGTTTTTTTATCAGCAAACCTCTTTGGGGACAGGAAGACGAAGATGAGTATCCTCAAGAACCCATAATTTTTACCAAACCGGTAAAGGCCGTTATTTTTGACCATAAATTTCATGTGGAAGAAGCTGGCCTTAGCTGTGAAGACTGCCATGACGATGTTTTCGAAATGGCCACAGGTACCGCTGAAGAAAACGAAGACTTTAACATGGAGGCCCTGTATAACGGTAAATACTGCGGTGCCTGTCACGACGGAGAAAGTGCTTTTGCCTCGGACAAAAAATGCACCACCTGCCATATCGGAGTCCTTGGCTGGCAACGCTTACAACGCCAAGAAAAGAAAGTTTCTCACTAA